The following coding sequences are from one Corallococcus soli window:
- the msrP gene encoding protein-methionine-sulfoxide reductase catalytic subunit MsrP: MRDKLPPEPPGSEVTPEKLYLRRRELLKNAGLFAGTAAVVGGGLYLLGLKRTRPMDGFVPDAGAVAQPVAPAAGAFDTDEPRTPYEDITTYNNFYEFGLDKNDPARRAHTLKTRPWTVVIDGEVHKPQTVDVDQLISGFPLEERVYRMRCVEAWSMVIPWLGIPLGKLLERVQPTSFAKYVAFTTLEDPEQMPGQKSPVLDWPYVEGLRLDEAMHPLTLLATGLYGKQLPAQNGAPLRLVVPWKYGFKGIKSIVRISLTREQPRTTWNLANGREYGFYANVNPAVDHPRWSQASERRIGDTGRRPTLPFNGYAEQVADLYRGMDLKRDF; encoded by the coding sequence ATGCGCGACAAGCTCCCTCCAGAGCCTCCTGGTTCCGAAGTGACGCCCGAGAAGCTCTACCTGCGCCGCCGCGAGCTGCTCAAGAACGCGGGCCTGTTCGCGGGCACCGCCGCCGTAGTGGGCGGCGGGCTGTACCTGCTGGGCCTGAAGCGCACCCGGCCCATGGACGGCTTCGTCCCGGACGCGGGGGCCGTGGCGCAGCCGGTGGCGCCCGCCGCGGGCGCCTTCGACACCGACGAGCCGCGCACGCCCTACGAGGACATCACCACCTACAACAACTTCTACGAGTTCGGCCTGGACAAGAACGACCCGGCCCGGCGCGCGCACACGCTGAAGACGCGGCCGTGGACCGTCGTCATCGACGGCGAGGTGCACAAGCCCCAGACGGTGGACGTGGATCAGCTCATCTCCGGCTTCCCCCTGGAGGAGCGCGTCTACCGGATGCGCTGCGTGGAGGCCTGGTCCATGGTGATTCCGTGGCTGGGCATCCCCCTGGGCAAGCTGCTGGAGCGCGTGCAGCCCACGTCCTTCGCGAAGTACGTGGCCTTCACCACGCTGGAGGACCCGGAGCAGATGCCCGGGCAGAAGAGCCCGGTGCTGGACTGGCCCTACGTGGAGGGCCTGCGCCTGGACGAGGCCATGCACCCGCTGACGCTGCTGGCCACGGGCCTGTACGGCAAGCAATTGCCCGCGCAGAACGGCGCGCCGCTGCGGCTGGTGGTGCCGTGGAAGTACGGCTTCAAGGGCATCAAGTCCATCGTCCGCATCTCGCTCACGCGCGAGCAGCCGCGCACGACGTGGAACCTGGCCAACGGGCGCGAGTACGGCTTCTACGCCAACGTGAACCCGGCGGTGGACCACCCGCGCTGGAGCCAGGCCAGTGAGCGGCGCATCGGCGACACCGGCCGCAGGCCCACGCTGCCCTTCAATGGCTACGCGGAGCAGGTGGCCGACCTCTACCGTGGCATGGACCTGAAGCGGGACTTCTAG
- a CDS encoding sulfite oxidase heme-binding subunit YedZ, protein MASKQPWLNPAVALGGLAPLALLAVQGAQGQLGANGIEFALNQTGLFALAVLLASLACTPLRLVTGWTWPARIRRTLGLLAFAYACAHFLTYAVLDQGLDVRAMAEDVLTRPFITVGFTAFVLLVPLALTSTNQQVRRLGFPKWQRLHRLAYVAAMLGVVHFVWRVKKDVTEPVLYGAVLALLLAVRVGEAVRKRRALAAQRTA, encoded by the coding sequence ATGGCCTCCAAGCAACCCTGGCTCAACCCCGCCGTCGCCCTCGGGGGACTGGCGCCCCTGGCCCTGCTCGCGGTGCAGGGCGCCCAGGGGCAACTCGGGGCCAACGGCATCGAGTTCGCCCTCAACCAGACGGGCCTCTTCGCGCTGGCGGTGCTGTTGGCGTCGCTGGCGTGTACGCCACTGCGGCTCGTCACCGGCTGGACGTGGCCCGCGCGCATCCGCCGCACGCTGGGCCTGCTGGCCTTCGCGTACGCCTGCGCGCACTTCCTCACGTACGCCGTGTTGGATCAGGGCCTGGACGTGCGCGCCATGGCGGAGGACGTGCTGACGCGGCCCTTCATCACCGTGGGCTTCACCGCGTTCGTGCTGCTGGTGCCGCTGGCCCTCACGTCCACGAACCAGCAGGTGCGCCGGCTGGGCTTCCCGAAGTGGCAGCGCCTGCACCGGCTGGCCTACGTGGCCGCCATGCTGGGCGTGGTGCACTTCGTGTGGCGGGTGAAGAAGGACGTCACGGAGCCGGTGCTCTACGGCGCCGTGCTGGCCCTGCTGCTGGCGGTGCGGGTGGGAGAGGCCGTGCGCAAGAGGCGGGCGCTCGCCGCGCAGCGCACGGCGTGA
- a CDS encoding response regulator, producing MKAGPLSAPEPVPSRPTGSTSTVRPASGTGPQRVLLVDDSRSIRTLLKIYLMARSFEFLEAESAEEGLKVAEAEPVDLILTDFHMDGMNGADFAGQIRASTNPKLSKVPILMMTGDPNVAEVRALGQKAGISAFVRKPVSCAQLMTLVDTILPLPRAAK from the coding sequence ATGAAGGCCGGTCCCCTCTCCGCCCCCGAACCCGTGCCCTCCCGCCCCACGGGAAGTACGTCCACGGTCCGTCCGGCTTCGGGAACAGGACCGCAGCGCGTCCTGCTGGTGGATGACAGCCGCTCCATCCGGACGCTGCTGAAAATCTACCTGATGGCCCGCAGCTTCGAGTTCCTGGAGGCCGAGTCCGCGGAGGAGGGCCTCAAGGTCGCCGAAGCGGAGCCGGTGGACCTCATCCTCACCGACTTCCACATGGACGGGATGAACGGCGCGGACTTCGCCGGGCAGATCCGCGCCAGCACCAACCCCAAGCTGTCCAAGGTCCCCATCCTGATGATGACCGGCGACCCGAACGTGGCGGAAGTGCGCGCCCTGGGTCAGAAGGCCGGCATCAGCGCCTTCGTGCGCAAGCCCGTGAGCTGCGCGCAGCTGATGACGCTGGTGGACACCATCCTGCCGCTGCCCCGCGCCGCCAAGTAG